Proteins found in one Solitalea lacus genomic segment:
- a CDS encoding TIGR01212 family radical SAM protein (This family includes YhcC from E. coli K-12, an uncharacterized radical SAM protein.) — translation MSTVSGITTYNNYGAWLREKYNGQRVFKVIVDGGFTCPNRDGSKGYGGCTYCNVDSFTPEITRSLPEMRDQLAIGMERARQMYKADKFIVYFQPNTNTYAPAHYLKMLYDEALSVNTEDIVGLSVGTRADCIDAEKIALLESYTNNFDVDLEMGMESIYEDTLAQLNRGCSHTELVNILNMLTNTKLDICVHSIFGLPGETKEMMLAYANEINRFPQINFVKLHHLYIVEGSIMGVKYKRDPFKLFSMEEYAEFLCELIPRLRPDIVIQRLFGISDKQFLIAPNWGLPKSGIQSYFENYLEKKGVVQGSLYNGL, via the coding sequence ATGTCAACAGTTTCAGGAATAACTACATATAATAATTACGGCGCTTGGTTACGGGAAAAATATAACGGGCAACGTGTTTTCAAGGTGATTGTGGATGGTGGGTTTACTTGTCCTAACAGAGATGGAAGTAAAGGATATGGTGGTTGTACCTATTGCAATGTTGACTCTTTTACTCCTGAAATTACCCGGTCCTTACCCGAAATGCGCGACCAGCTCGCCATAGGTATGGAACGAGCTCGCCAAATGTACAAAGCCGATAAATTCATTGTTTATTTTCAGCCTAATACTAATACATATGCACCAGCGCATTACCTGAAGATGCTGTATGATGAAGCGTTGTCTGTTAATACCGAAGATATTGTTGGTCTTTCGGTAGGTACGCGAGCTGATTGTATTGATGCTGAGAAAATTGCCTTGTTAGAAAGTTATACTAATAATTTTGATGTTGACCTGGAAATGGGCATGGAGTCAATTTATGAAGATACTTTGGCTCAATTGAATAGAGGTTGTTCTCACACTGAACTGGTAAACATTTTAAACATGCTTACCAACACCAAACTGGATATTTGCGTGCATTCTATTTTCGGGCTTCCAGGAGAAACCAAGGAAATGATGTTGGCCTATGCCAATGAAATTAACCGTTTCCCTCAGATTAATTTTGTAAAACTGCACCATCTGTACATTGTTGAAGGCTCAATTATGGGTGTAAAGTATAAGCGCGATCCATTTAAGCTTTTTTCAATGGAAGAGTATGCTGAGTTTCTTTGTGAGTTGATTCCTCGTTTGCGCCCCGATATTGTTATTCAGCGTTTATTCGGGATATCTGACAAGCAGTTTCTAATTGCACCTAATTGGGGGCTACCGAAGTCAGGTATTCAGTCGTATTTTGAGAATTATCTAGAGAAAAAGGGAGTCGTACAAGGAAGTCTGTATAATGGTTTGTAG